The Caviibacter abscessus genome window below encodes:
- a CDS encoding CD1845 family protein, which translates to MIRWIVKIILFPISLVLSILTAFLTFLLGIGTALLYLLMMFCIFGAIASFLQKEVTIGIEALIIGFLVSPYGIPMVGAAVIAFLQGINEAIKSI; encoded by the coding sequence ATGATTAGGTGGATAGTAAAAATAATCTTGTTTCCAATCAGCTTGGTGTTAAGTATCCTCACAGCATTTCTGACATTTCTACTTGGTATCGGAACAGCCCTACTATATTTGCTGATGATGTTTTGCATATTTGGAGCAATTGCATCTTTTCTGCAAAAAGAAGTTACCATCGGAATAGAAGCATTGATTATTGGATTCTTAGTTAGTCCATACGGAATACCGATGGTTGGAGCAGCAGTTATAGCTTTTTTACAAGGTATCAATGAAGCAATAAAATCAATCTAA
- a CDS encoding pyridoxal phosphate-dependent aminotransferase, with protein MEKIDNMYRNGIVKNIEISLIRQIALKMKNYSDGIDLTIGEPAQDLPESIKKEMSDRILNDKIGYTQTGGMPELKKEIVKYYNEQFESDYKIENCLITVGSTEGLSTFIRYFVQEGDEVLMPTPTYPGYAPNIKMQKGKEVYIDTSKNNYKLTAEMLKAAITPKTKALILTYPNNPSGSVLELEEMDKIAQVIRENNIYVLSDEIYGAIAFEKYNSFARYKDLKDKIIVINGFSKSHSMTGYRVGYMLASEVLISDFTKLSQYTTTGVCTIGQYGAIKALQDYPTREDIISENKKRIEYFVNGLEKLGFDVIKPEGAFYIFAGYGKLSNMNSLDFANYIVENTHVGVVPGLCFMVDKYLRFSITKDIPDLEQALKRIEKALKELKN; from the coding sequence ATGGAGAAAATAGATAATATGTATAGAAATGGAATTGTAAAAAACATTGAAATATCTTTAATTAGACAAATAGCGTTAAAAATGAAAAATTACTCAGATGGTATAGACTTAACAATAGGAGAACCTGCTCAAGATTTACCTGAATCAATAAAAAAAGAAATGAGTGATAGAATATTAAATGATAAAATAGGTTATACCCAAACTGGAGGAATGCCTGAATTAAAAAAAGAAATTGTTAAATATTATAATGAACAGTTTGAATCAGATTATAAGATAGAAAATTGTCTTATAACGGTTGGCTCTACAGAAGGATTATCAACTTTTATAAGATATTTTGTTCAAGAAGGTGACGAAGTATTAATGCCAACTCCTACTTATCCTGGATATGCCCCTAATATAAAAATGCAAAAAGGAAAAGAAGTTTACATTGATACAAGCAAAAATAATTATAAATTAACAGCAGAAATGTTAAAAGCTGCAATTACGCCAAAGACAAAGGCATTAATATTAACTTATCCTAATAATCCTTCAGGATCTGTTCTTGAACTTGAAGAAATGGATAAAATAGCACAAGTTATTAGAGAAAATAATATATATGTTTTAAGTGATGAAATATATGGTGCAATAGCTTTTGAAAAGTATAATTCATTTGCAAGATATAAAGATTTAAAAGATAAAATAATTGTTATAAATGGATTTTCTAAATCACATTCAATGACAGGTTATAGAGTTGGATATATGTTAGCATCAGAAGTACTAATTTCTGATTTTACAAAATTATCGCAGTATACAACAACAGGAGTATGTACTATAGGTCAATATGGTGCAATAAAAGCACTACAAGATTACCCTACTAGAGAAGATATAATTTCTGAAAATAAAAAAAGAATAGAATATTTTGTAAATGGTCTTGAAAAATTAGGATTTGATGTAATTAAACCTGAAGGAGCATTTTATATTTTTGCAGGTTATGGTAAGTTATCAAATATGAATTCACTTGATTTTGCAAATTATATAGTTGAAAATACACATGTAGGTGTAGTTCCAGGATTATGTTTTATGGTAGATAAATATTTAAGATTTTCTATAACAAAAGATATACCTGATCTAGAACAGGCATTAAAAAGAATAGAAAAAGCCTTAAAGGAGCTTAAAAATTGA
- a CDS encoding pyridoxal phosphate-dependent aminotransferase, which produces MEFSDRIKNMQYSPIRKLVPYADKAKSERVSVYGFHIGQPDVKTPDSFFNGVFSYQEKIVKYTNSQGLLELLEAFEKSYEKFNMNIGKENILVTNGGSEALQFAILTICNKGDEVLVPEPYYSNYDSFLRTADAKLVPIVTKIEDGYRLPKKEEIQKLINPKTKAILFSNPCNPTGVVLSTEEMNIIKEIAIENNLYIISDEVYKQFIYSGQKFKSFLNMTDIDDKVIMVDSISKHYSACGARIGVVASRNKELIAQMMKLCQARLSVSTIEQYASASLLKGIDLYIPDVVEEYMKRRDTMYEKLMEIEGVTACKPDSAFYIIAKLPVDDVEKFTLWLLNEFRHNNSTIMFAPGPGFYSNEHYNYGIQEARFSFCSHNVKQIEYGIELLKIALKKYNGENR; this is translated from the coding sequence ATGGAATTTTCTGATAGAATAAAAAATATGCAATATTCACCAATAAGAAAGCTTGTTCCTTATGCTGATAAAGCAAAAAGTGAGAGAGTTAGTGTTTATGGTTTTCATATAGGACAACCTGACGTAAAAACTCCGGATTCGTTTTTTAATGGTGTATTTTCTTATCAAGAAAAAATAGTTAAATATACAAATTCACAAGGTTTATTAGAATTATTGGAAGCATTTGAAAAATCTTATGAAAAATTTAATATGAATATAGGGAAAGAAAATATATTAGTAACAAATGGAGGTAGTGAAGCATTACAATTTGCTATACTTACTATTTGTAATAAAGGTGATGAAGTTTTAGTTCCTGAACCGTATTATTCAAATTATGATAGTTTTTTAAGAACTGCTGATGCAAAATTAGTACCAATAGTTACAAAAATAGAAGATGGGTACAGATTACCAAAAAAAGAAGAAATACAAAAATTAATAAATCCAAAAACAAAAGCTATTTTATTTTCAAATCCTTGTAATCCAACAGGTGTTGTATTAAGCACTGAAGAAATGAATATCATAAAAGAGATAGCAATTGAAAATAATTTATACATAATTTCAGATGAAGTTTATAAACAATTTATTTACAGTGGACAAAAATTTAAATCTTTTCTTAATATGACAGACATAGACGACAAAGTTATAATGGTAGATAGTATCTCAAAACATTATAGTGCTTGTGGAGCAAGAATTGGTGTTGTAGCATCAAGAAATAAAGAACTTATCGCACAAATGATGAAATTATGTCAAGCAAGATTATCAGTATCAACTATTGAACAATATGCAAGTGCAAGTTTATTAAAAGGGATTGATTTGTATATTCCTGATGTTGTTGAAGAGTACATGAAAAGAAGAGATACAATGTATGAAAAATTAATGGAAATTGAAGGCGTAACAGCTTGTAAACCTGATAGTGCCTTTTATATTATCGCTAAACTTCCGGTAGATGATGTTGAGAAATTTACTTTATGGTTATTGAATGAATTTAGACATAACAATAGTACAATTATGTTTGCTCCAGGTCCTGGTTTTTATTCAAATGAACATTATAACTACGGAATACAAGAAGCAAGATTTTCATTTTGTTCTCATAATGTAAAACAAATTGAATATGGAATTGAATTACTTAAAATAGCATTGAAAAAATATAATGGAGAAAATAGATAA
- the rlmD gene encoding 23S rRNA (uracil(1939)-C(5))-methyltransferase RlmD has protein sequence MKKGDIVELYIQGVDYPAKFYGYLPNDDRKYYCNINLKKGQKVRGRIGRIKNNKVEVRDIQIISSDTTPFCNVFNSCGGCSFQYYNYDEQLEIKSNHIKKMISDNIGDDFIFEKPVRNPKETGYRNKMEYSFGNEFLNGPTVLGLHKKNSFHDIVDVCDCKLIDEDFKSILIATNTFFQIEKIDFYHRTLHKGYLRNLIIRKGEKTKELLINLVTSSQNDDDNLIKRYKDKLLNLKLDKKIVGILHTINDNLSDSVESEKEKILYGRRDIEEKLFDLSFNISPYSFFQTNSFAVEKLYSKVTEYLSEVNDGKNVVYDLFSGTGTIGQIVSKHSKMVYGIELIEEAVEKANENTKKNKISNAKFIAGDVFEKLNEIEDRPDILILDPPRAGVGEKTINKLTEYGVNYIIYVSCNPKTLVEDLKTFKKQNYKLIKAACVDMFSYTTHVECIALIQRVKS, from the coding sequence TTGAAAAAAGGTGATATAGTAGAATTATATATTCAAGGCGTTGATTATCCTGCTAAATTTTATGGATATTTACCTAATGATGATAGAAAGTATTATTGCAATATAAATTTAAAAAAAGGACAAAAAGTTAGAGGTAGAATCGGTAGAATAAAGAATAATAAAGTTGAAGTAAGAGATATACAAATAATAAGTTCAGATACAACGCCCTTTTGCAATGTTTTTAACAGTTGCGGAGGGTGTTCTTTTCAATATTATAATTATGATGAACAGCTTGAAATAAAATCAAATCATATAAAGAAAATGATATCAGATAATATTGGAGATGATTTTATATTTGAAAAACCTGTTAGAAATCCAAAAGAAACAGGTTATAGAAATAAGATGGAATATAGCTTTGGAAATGAATTTTTAAATGGACCTACAGTTCTTGGACTACATAAGAAAAATAGTTTTCATGATATAGTAGATGTTTGTGATTGTAAGTTAATTGATGAAGATTTTAAATCAATATTAATTGCGACAAATACTTTTTTTCAAATTGAAAAAATTGATTTTTATCACAGAACATTACACAAAGGTTATCTTAGAAATTTAATAATTAGAAAAGGTGAAAAAACAAAAGAGTTGCTTATAAACCTAGTAACAAGTTCACAAAATGATGATGATAATTTGATAAAAAGGTATAAAGATAAACTACTTAATTTAAAATTAGATAAAAAAATTGTTGGTATACTACATACTATAAATGATAATTTGTCTGACAGTGTTGAGTCTGAAAAAGAAAAGATACTATATGGTAGAAGAGATATAGAAGAAAAATTATTTGACCTAAGTTTTAATATTAGTCCGTATTCATTTTTCCAAACAAATTCATTTGCAGTAGAAAAACTTTATTCAAAAGTTACTGAATATTTAAGTGAAGTTAATGATGGTAAAAATGTAGTATATGATCTGTTTTCTGGAACTGGAACGATTGGTCAAATAGTATCTAAGCATTCAAAAATGGTATATGGTATTGAGCTTATTGAAGAAGCAGTAGAAAAAGCAAATGAAAATACGAAGAAAAATAAAATAAGTAATGCTAAATTTATAGCAGGAGATGTTTTTGAAAAATTAAATGAAATAGAAGATAGACCTGATATTTTAATATTAGATCCTCCAAGAGCTGGAGTTGGTGAAAAAACTATAAATAAGCTAACAGAATATGGTGTGAATTATATTATATATGTTTCTTGTAATCCCAAAACATTAGTAGAAGATTTAAAAACGTTTAAAAAACAAAATTATAAACTTATAAAGGCTGCATGTGTAGACATGTTTAGTTATACGACACATGTGGAGTGCATAGCGTTGATACAAAGAGTGAAATCGTGA